AGCAATGGCTTTAGCCAGATGGGCAGCATTGAGAGGCGATGATGCCGCTGCACAAATTGTTTTAAAAGCCATGCAGTTTGACGATAACTTCTGGAATGAAAAAGAAAAAGGCTGGGACGATGCGCGTTTCCTTCATTTAGACCACGACAAGAAAACCAACTGGAGTTGGTGCAACGGCCGCTCCGGAGCTATTTTATCCCGATTATCGATTGCCCAGGCACTGGGCATTCCCTTTGAAAGCAACGCAATGATCTCCGATTCCATACAGGCCGAAAAAACAGACGTACTGGAAGATGTCTCCTCCGGTTTGTGCTGCGGTACGGCCGGCGTAATTGACGCCATGCTGGAAGTGAAACATCATTGCTGTAATCATCATGTAGACGCAACATTGGAGCATGCCGTAAAAGCAATCGCAACAAAATCGCCTTGCAGCCATTATTCCACCTTAACATCGTCCCTATTTACCGGTTCTTCCAGTCTGGCATTTAGCTTAATGCGGGCTGCTAAACCGGATGTCGTTAAATCGGTCTTGTTTTTTGAATAATCCTGAAACGCTACGAGATCTTTAACATAATTGATTTTAAGTTTTTTGTTGTGGATTTACTGATATATATTCTATTTTCGATCCAGATAGCAGCAGGTGCAATACCGCTGCCGTAAAAAACAAAAAAAGCGCTACAGTAATGTAGCGCTTTCCATTAAAAACCTGTGGTCCCACCTGTATCTTTTATAATGTATTCATTTGTAGCCATCTGTGGTTGTTCATACTATCAATCACAACACTTTTAAAACTTTATAGTCCTATAGAGTTAAATAGATGTAGATGGGTTTGAGCGTTGATTGTATTATCTTCTCAAATTTTTATGCCATTTTTGAGAATTAAATTTTTTAGTATATTTAGATTTTATGTCAAAGATATTTCCGACCTAAGAGGAAAAGTTCCTTAAAAAGGAATAAATTTGTGAAAATTTTTTTTTGAAAAATAGTCAATTACATATTTTTTTATCTCAACTCAAATTAGAAGAGAAAGTTGTCTTTAGAGATAAGGATAAAAACACCTATGCGGTTGATTTTCATAAAGATATAAAACAAAGAATTGAATCTATTCTGCCTGATGCTGTTTATATTTTTAATTCTCAGCCTCTTATTTTATTTTTTGACCTTACTATTCAGAGTAGTCGGAACATTAATACATTATATAAAAAAGTTTGGTCTTTTGATAACACTTCAATTATTTTTCTTATAAAAGATACAGGTATTGAAGTGTTCAATGCTTTAAACTATATTAAAGAAGAAAATACTCTTGAACCAATCAATTTATCAGACAAAAAAATAAAAGAACTGTTTAATATTTGGGAATTAGAGAGTGGTAATACTTGGAAGTGGTTTCAAAAAGAATACATCGAAAAACAAAAAGGGAAAACACATCGAAAAAGAGTAAACGAGCGTCTTTTCAGCAATATAAAAGAGGTTAGAAATTATTTAACCAATAATGAAAATTTAAATGATAATGAATCTAACTCATTAATTTTAAGAATAATTTTTATTCGTTATCTGATTGACAGAAAGATTAAAATAGATGACACACTAATACCAGGGGATGTTGAAAATTTGAATGACAGACGTAAAAGTTTTATTCAACTTATCAGAGAGCCCCAAAAACTAAATGAACTTTTCACGAAACTAAATAATCGCTTTAATGGTGTTTTGTTTAAAGAAAATGATTTTGTATTAACACAAAGTCAATCGGATTATTTAGCGGGGGTTTTTGCAGGAGAGTTAGACGGAGATAATTCTTTATTTAAGGATTTTTTCTTTGAAATCTTTGACTTCTCTATAATTCCTGTAGAGGTAATTTCAGGCATATATGAATCTTTGATAGATGACGAAAAAAGAAAATTAGACTCGGCAGTATATACTCCTTCTTTTTTAGTTGATTATATTTTAAAAGATACTGTTGATGAATATCTGAAAAATAATAGTCCAGAAGAATGTACCGTTTTTGAAGTAGCTGTGGGGTCAGGGATATTTCTCGTTCAATCTCTTCGAAGAATGATTGAGAAAGAAATTGATTTAAACGGAAATAAAGATAAAATACTTTTTAGTGAGAAAATTAAAAGTTTTGCAGAAAAGAATCTTTATGGAATTGACATTAATCCACAAGCATTAAAAGTTACCTGTTTCTCTATTTATATTGCTTTATTAGACTATTTGGAACCAGCAGACATTAATATATACCAATTTCCGAAGCTCATAGATAACAATCTTTTTGAATCTAACTTCTTTGGGAAATTAAATGATAAAAATGAGTTACAACCTGCTGATTTTGAAGAAATAATAAAGAAGATAAAACCAAAATTTGTCTTAGGGAATCCCCCATGGAAAAGCAAAAAAGATGACCTAATTCACACCAAATGGATAAAAGGCAACAATAAAACTGTAGGGTATTTTGAAATTGCTCAATCTTTTTTGTTGAGAGTTAAGGATTTTATGTCTGATGAATCAAAAAGTGCTTTGATTTTAACAAGCACAATGTTTTATAATGTTTCTTTACCAACACGAAAATTTAAAAAAGAGGTATTACATACGTATTGCATTGATAAGTTTTTTGACTTATCTGCTGTTAAACAGTCTCTTTTTGAAACACAAGAAAGTCCTACATCCATTATCTTTTTTAGATTATCAAAAGAGAATGAACACTTAACTAATATTGTAAAACATCACAGTTTGAAAGTCAATTCTTTTTTGAAAAACTTCAAAATGTTGGTTATTGAAAAGTTTGACCAAAAAGAGATTTCTCAGAAATATTTTATTGACAATCAATGGATGTTTAAAGTTGCTTTGTATGGCAATACTTTAGACTATCATTTTCTTAACAGAATTTCTCAACAAGGAAAAGCACTTGAGAAGCTAATTAATAATACGACATTGTTTGGAGGTGCTGGTATAAAATCTAATTATGGAAATGATTATGCAGAAGAATTAATAGGATTACCATTAGTAGAAAACAATGATATTAATTGTTTTTTCACTCCTATAAGCAATAATAATAGAGTTTTATTGCCTGAAGATGTTTGGTATGAGAGTGGAAGAAACAGACAATTGTTTTTAAATAAAAAGATTCTTATTAAAGAACAGGCTAAAAATTGGTCTCAATTGGTTATCTCTTATTGCGATAATAGAGCTGTATATAAAAATGGGGTTAATGGAATATCCTCTAATAATGAAGAATTATTAAAGCAGATATTCTCATACTTAATTTCAGACATATATACATATTACATTTTTTCTATATCAAGTGGGTGGGGTGTAGCTACGAGACCTCAAACAAGGTGGAAAGAAGAATACCTCGCTTTTCCAATAATAGAAATTGATTTAGAAGTTAGTAACCAATTAATCAATTTAGTAAATGAATTATTAAACCCGTTAAAGGAATTTTATAAGAACTCTTTTAAAGAAGATAAATCAGAATTCGAATTAACGTCTCCTAATCAAAAAGATAGCACCCCTTCTATAAACCAAGATGTTTTAAGTAAAATTAATGATATAATCTATAATATATATAGTATAAAAGATTACGAAAAAGATTTAATAGATTATGTTTTAAATGTTTCAAGATATCAATTTAAAGAGAGTGAACAAAATAGATACACTAAAGCTATTGATAAAGATTTAGATTTCCTCAAAAAATACGCAGATGTTTACTTAACCGAGTTTTCTGATATTTATTCAGATGAATTTATACAGGTCGAGGTTTACCCTTTGAAACACTTTATTGCAATGAATTTTGTAATGAAGGACGAAAAGCCTAATGAGGCCATAATTTATTCAAAAAATAAAGATATAGAAAGCGTTTTAAAAACGTTGGCGAATACATTAAGTGTTTCTGAAATAGTAAGCACTCACGATACGGATAAGAACTTATTTATTCAAAAGGACATAAAAGGTTTTGAAAAGGATTCCTTTTATATAATTAAGCCAAATGAAT
This region of Flavobacterium inviolabile genomic DNA includes:
- a CDS encoding Eco57I restriction-modification methylase domain-containing protein, which translates into the protein MKNSQLHIFLSQLKLEEKVVFRDKDKNTYAVDFHKDIKQRIESILPDAVYIFNSQPLILFFDLTIQSSRNINTLYKKVWSFDNTSIIFLIKDTGIEVFNALNYIKEENTLEPINLSDKKIKELFNIWELESGNTWKWFQKEYIEKQKGKTHRKRVNERLFSNIKEVRNYLTNNENLNDNESNSLILRIIFIRYLIDRKIKIDDTLIPGDVENLNDRRKSFIQLIREPQKLNELFTKLNNRFNGVLFKENDFVLTQSQSDYLAGVFAGELDGDNSLFKDFFFEIFDFSIIPVEVISGIYESLIDDEKRKLDSAVYTPSFLVDYILKDTVDEYLKNNSPEECTVFEVAVGSGIFLVQSLRRMIEKEIDLNGNKDKILFSEKIKSFAEKNLYGIDINPQALKVTCFSIYIALLDYLEPADINIYQFPKLIDNNLFESNFFGKLNDKNELQPADFEEIIKKIKPKFVLGNPPWKSKKDDLIHTKWIKGNNKTVGYFEIAQSFLLRVKDFMSDESKSALILTSTMFYNVSLPTRKFKKEVLHTYCIDKFFDLSAVKQSLFETQESPTSIIFFRLSKENEHLTNIVKHHSLKVNSFLKNFKMLVIEKFDQKEISQKYFIDNQWMFKVALYGNTLDYHFLNRISQQGKALEKLINNTTLFGGAGIKSNYGNDYAEELIGLPLVENNDINCFFTPISNNNRVLLPEDVWYESGRNRQLFLNKKILIKEQAKNWSQLVISYCDNRAVYKNGVNGISSNNEELLKQIFSYLISDIYTYYIFSISSGWGVATRPQTRWKEEYLAFPIIEIDLEVSNQLINLVNELLNPLKEFYKNSFKEDKSEFELTSPNQKDSTPSINQDVLSKINDIIYNIYSIKDYEKDLIDYVLNVSRYQFKESEQNRYTKAIDKDLDFLKKYADVYLTEFSDIYSDEFIQVEVYPLKHFIAMNFVMKDEKPNEAIIYSKNKDIESVLKTLANTLSVSEIVSTHDTDKNLFIQKDIKGFEKDSFYIIKPNEYKCWHRAMAWYDVAEFKEAIQKAEINDLNGIAE